Genomic DNA from Nonomuraea rubra:
GCTCATCGACGTCGAGGGCGCGATGTTCTTCGACGTCGAGTGGGAGCACGTCTTCCTGCGGATCCGCTTCGGCGACCACTACGCCCGGCTGCGGGCGGACGGCCTGGACGAGCGCAGGATGCGGCTCTACCGGCTGGCCCAGCACCTGTCGCTGGTCGCGGGGCCGCTGCGGCTGCTGGACGGCGACTTCCCCGATCGGGCCTTCATGCTGGAGATCGCCCGCCACCACACGCAGGAAGTACTCCAAACGGGGGGCATGCCGGACGTATGGTGATAACCGGCCGCCGGGGCCCTTGCGCCGCCGGTCGATTTGGTCAACTCTTAGGAAGGTTTCCTAACAGTTGAGGAGGACCAGGTGCGCGGAAGACGTGTCTTGGCGGGCCTGAGCCTCCTGGTGGCCGCCGCCTGCGGCGGGCCGGCGAAGGACGAGCCCCCGGTCAATGCCGAGGACGTGATGTTCGTCCAGATGATGGTGCAGCACCACCGGCAGGGGATCGAGATCGCCAAGGTGGGCACGTCCCGCGCCACGACTCCCGAGCTCAAGACCCTGACCGCGGCCATCGAGAGCACGCAGCAGACCGAGGTCGAGATGATGCTGCGCTGGTTGCACTCCTGGGACCAGCCCCTCACGCCCGCCACCAGCGCCCACGACCACCACGGCGGCATGCCGGAGACGGACGCCAAGCAGATCCAGGCGCTGCGGCAGTCCAGGAACTTCGAGTACGACCTGTGCAACCTGCTCATCGCCCACCAGGACGACGCCGTCCAGATGGCCGCCGCGGAGGTCGCGGGCGGCGCGAACCCGGCGGTCCAGCAGTGGGCGGCCCAGGTGCAGAGCTCCCGCAAGGGTCAGATCGACATGATGATGGACCTCATCAAGAAGTAGCGGACGCCGCCAGAAGAACTCATAGACGCCGTGCCCATTAAGTGATTAGATCACTTGATATGTCCGAGGTAGCGCGGCCCACGCTTTCCGACGCTCTGACCGAGCGCATGCTGGAGCTCATCCGTACGGGAGGGCACCGGCCGGGCGACAGGCTGCCCTCGACCAGGGAGCTCTCCCAGCGCTTCGCCGTCACCACCCCGACGCTGCGCGAGGCGCTACGCAGGCTGGAGGCCACCGGGGCCATCGAGCTGCGGCACGGCTCCGGCATCTACGTCGGCGCCGCCATCGAACGGCTGGTCCTGCCCAACCCCAACATGCGCGAGATCCACGCCGCCCAGCTCCTGGAGCTGCTCGACGCGCGGATCCTGATCGAGCCGCCGCTGGCCGCCCTGGCCGCCAGGAACGCCGACGGCGACGAGCTCAGAGCGCTCAGGCAGGCGCTGGACGAGGCGAGCAGGCACCTGCGCGGCGAGGACGCAGAACTGCACGACGCGAACATGACCTTCCACCGGGCCACCGCCCGGATGGCGGGCAACAGCGTGCTGCACGAGGTCGTCGACTCGCTGCTCACGGTCCACGGGCCGGAGCAGCGGGAGATCCTGCAGATCTTCGATGACCGCCGCCGCGACCACGAGGAGCACCTGGCCATCCTGGAGGCCGTCGAGGCGCGTGACGCGGCCCAGGCCGAGCAGCGCATGCGGGCCCACCTGGTGGACGTCAAGACGGTGATCGAGCACCGGATGCAACCCCCCCCGATGAGAACCAAGGAGGCCGGCCCATGTACCGGTCACGTGTGGCCACGCTCGGCGTGGCGGCGCTCGTCCTGGCCGCCTGCGGCGGCAACGGCGCCGAGGCGCCGCAGAAGAAGACCGAGCTGACCCTCTACAACGACAAGGGCGCCTGGACGAAGTACTTCGACGAGATGGGTGCCCTGTCCAAGCAGAGCATCGGCCTGGGCATGAAGCCGACGGGATACACGGACTCGGCGCAGTACCAGGCGTTCATCAAGGCGTCGTTCCGCACGGACGTCAAGCCCGACCTGTTCACCTGGCAGACCGGGGGGATGCTGGAGGAGATCGTCAAGCAGAAGCAGGTGGCCGAGACCACGGCCATCTGGCAGGAGGCGATCAAGGCGGGCGACCTGTCGCAGGACCTCGCCCCGTACTACACGATCGGCGGCAAGCAGTACTGCGTGCCGATGAACGTCGCCTACTGGGGCATGTTCTACAACAAGAAGATCTTCGACCAGTACGACCTGAAGCCGCCCCAGACCTGGGACGACCTCGTGAAAACGGCCGAAACGCTCAAGCAGAACGGCGTCAAGGCCTTCTACCACACCAGCGTGCTGTTCTCGTTCGTCTGGTTCGAGCAGCTCATGGCCGGCACCGACCCCGACCTGTACGACCGCCTGTCCACCGGCAAGGCCAAGTACACCGACCCCGGCGTGGTGCAGGTGATGGAGCGGTGGAAGCAGCTCATCGACGCCGGCTACTTCATCAACCCGGGCGACAAGACCGACCCCGGCGACGTGCTGAAGACCGGCAAGGCGGCGATGGTCTCGTTCGGCACCTGGTTCAACACCAGCATGACCACGCGCAGCATGAAGGCCGGCACCCACTACGACTTCTTCGTCATCCCGAACGTCAACGCGGCGCTGCCCAAGACATCGATGATCTTCGAGAGCGGGCCGCTGTGCTCGCTCACCAAGGCGGCCGACCCCGACGCCAGCATGAAGTACCTCAAGTGGTGGACCGGCTCGGAGGCGCAGGACAAGTGGGCCAAGAGCCGGGGTGACGTCAGCGCCAACCCGAAGGTGACGATCGACGACAAGGTGCTCGGCACCGTCACCAAGGACGCGGGCAGCGGGAAGTACCGGCTGGTCAACCGCTACTTCGAGGCGACTCCGCCGCCGATCCTGACGGCCGCGCTCGACGGGTTCAGCAAGTTCGTGACCGAGCCGGGCAGCTACAAGGAGGTCCTGGAGACGATCCAGAAGGCGGCCGACGAGTACTGGAGCACGCATCAGTGAGCCGCGCCGCTCCCATCCTCGGCAGGTTCAGGTACGGCTACGTGGCGCCGGCGGCGCTGCTGGTCGCGGTGCTGCTGTACGCGCCGTTCGTGTGGACGGCGTACCTGAGCCTGACCCGTTACGACGGCCTGGAGCCGCCGGTCTGGGTCGGCCTGGCCAACTTCGCCAAGCTGTTCGACGACGCCGCGCTGATCACCTCGACCCGTAACACGCTGATCTGGGTGATCGGCACCATGGTGCTGCCGGTCGGGCTCGGGCTGCTGGTCGCGGTGCTGTCGTACGACATCAGGGGCGGCGCGTGGTACCGGGTGCCGTTCATGCTGCCGTACGCGCTGAGCGGCGCGGGCCTGGCCATGGTGTGGAGCCCGATCCTGTCGCACGACGGCATCGCGAACCTGCTGCTCGGCGTGGACACCGCGTTCCTGCAAGAGGAGCCGGTGAACACGTTCGCGATGCTGGCGGTCTGGACGTGGCAGCAGCTCGGCGTGAACACGCTGCTGTTCGTGGTGGGGCTGCAGTCCATCCCGAAGGAGCCGATCGAGGCGGCGCGGCTGGACGGGGCGTCGGGCTGGCGGCTGTTCCGGCACGTGATCTGGCCGCTGATGCGGCCCCTTACGGCGGTCGTGGTGGGACTGGCGCTGGTGTCGAGCCTGAAGACGTTCGACATCGTCTGGGTGCTGACCCAGGGCGGTCCAGGACGCAACTCCGAGACGCTGGCGGTGACCATGTACAAGGAGACGTTCGTGGCCAGCGACTACGGTTACGGCTCGGCGGTCGCGGTGATGCTGACCGTCGTGACGGGGCTGGCGTCGTACCTGTACCTGCGCAGGCAGGTGACGGCCACATGATCAGGCGGGCCGTGCTCGTCCTGCTCGGGCTGGTCTGGCTCGGGCCGACGTACCTGCTGCTGGTCAACGCCTCGCGGCCGGCGGACGCCTACGATCCGGCCGCCGCGTGGGTGCCCTCGGGCGACTTCGCGCTGCTGGAGAACTTCGCCCGCGCCGTGGACGGCGCCAACCTCGGCGGCAGCCTGGCCAGCACCGCGCTCTACAGCGTCGTCTCGCCGCTGCTCGGCGTGCTGATCGGGGCGCTGGCCGGGTACGTGATCGTGGTGCTGCGGCTGCGGTACGGGTTCTGGTGGTTCCTGCTGATCTTCGGCGGCACCGTCTTCCCCTCGCAGATGTTGCTCGTGCCGCTCTTCGTCGGCTACAGCGACGCCGGCCTGTACGACAGCCGCCTCGGACTGATCATCGTCTACACGTCGATCAACGTGCCGCTGGCCGCGTTCGTGCTGCGCAACTTCTACTCCGGCGTCGCCTTCTCGATCTTCGAGGCCGCGCGCATGGACGGCGCCTCGACCTTCCGCGTCTTCTGGCGCATCTACCTGCCGATGTCGCTGCCGGCGCTGACGGCCGTGTTCATCCTCGAGTTCACCTTCATCTGGAACGACCTCGTCTTCGGGCTCACCCTCACCCAGACCGAGGGCGTCCGGCCGGTGATGACGGCCATCGCGGGCCTCATGACCGACGTGTACGCCGGCACCCCGGTCCCCGTCGGCCTGGCGGCGGGACTGGTGGTCTCGCTGCCGACCGTCGTGCTGTTCCTCGCCACCCAGCGCCTGTTCGCCAGGGGCCTTTCTCTAGGGAGTGTTCAATGACCAGCCGGTTGCTCCAGCGCAGCCTGGGAAGCCCCGACTACGACGGGATCAGGCAGGCGCTGCGCGACGACACCTCGACCCCCGTGATCAGCGTGCGCGGGCTGGAGGTGCGGGTCGCGGTGCTGCCGCTGTTCACCCACGACGGCCGCCAGGCGGTCAGGGTCTCCAGCACGGAGCCGCTGACGCACGTGCTGGTCGGCGTGGACAGCGCGTCCGGCAGCGACGTGACGCTGCTGGTGCCCGAGGTGGACGCGCCGCGCGCGCTGACCCTGGAGTGCCGCGACGAGGCGGGGGTGGTCGGCAGCGCGCGGATCACGGTGACGCCGCAGCGCAAGTGGCACGTGTTCGTGGTGCACCACTCGCATCTCGACATCGGCTACACCGACCCGCAGGGCACGGTCCTGCGCCACCACCTCGACTACCTCGACGCGGCGCTGCGCCTGGCGGAGGAGACCGCGTCCTGGCCGGACGACGCGAAGTTCCGGTGGACGGTCGAGTCGTCGATGCCGGCGCTCAGGTGGCTGGAGCACCGGCCGAAGGAGATGGTCGACTCGTTCGCCGCGCTGGCCAGGGCGGGCTCGATCGAGGTGACCGCGCTGCCGTTCCAGCTCCACACCGAGGCGTGCTCGACCGAGGAGCTGCACCGGCAGCTCCGCTTCACCACGCAGCTCGAACGGCGCTACGGCTTCGCCACCAGGTCGGCCATGCACACCGACGTGCCGGGGGCCGTGGTCGGGCTGGTGGACGCGCTCAGCGCGGCGGGCGTGCGGTATCTCGCCGCGGCGCACAACTGGGCCGGCAGGTCCGTGCCGTACCTGCACGGTGGCGACAAGCTGACCAGGCCGTTCCGGTGGCGGGCGCCGAGCGGGAACGAGATCCTCGTGTGGTTCACGGACACGCCGCACGGGATGGCGTACATGGAGGGCAACACGGTCGGGCTGACCGACTCCTACGAGCTGGCCGACGACCTGCTGCCGCGGTACCTGTCCGCGCTGGCGACGCGGGGGTACCCGTACGGTCCCGGCACGTTCGGCTGGCAGGGGCCGGACGCGCCGAAGGAGCCGTACGAGCTGGACGTGCTGCACCTGCGCGTGCAGGGCGCACACGCCGACAACGCCGGCCCGTCGATCGTGCCCGCGACGATCGCCCGCCGGTGGAACGAGCAGTGGGCCTACCCGCGGCTGCGCTCGGCCGTGAACAGCGACTTCTTCGAGCACGTCGAGGAGCGCTACCACGACCGGCTGGCCGTGCACGAGGGCGACTGGACCGACTGGTGGGCCGACGGGCTCGGCTCGGGCGCGCGCCCACTCGGCTACGTCCGCCGGGCGCAGTCGGCACTGCGCGTGGCCGAGACGCTGCACACGCTCGCCGGGGTGGACGCCACCGAGCAGGTGGACGCCGCCTACGACAAGGTCGCCCTGTTCAACGAGCACACCTGGGGTGCGGCGAACCCGTGGGAGGACGCCGAGGAGGCGGGCGACTCCGGCGGCCTGCAGTGGACGCGCAAGTCGTCCGGCGCGTACGACGCCCAGGACGACGCCGCCGACCTGCTGCACGCCGGGATCCGCAGGTTCGCGGCGGCGCTGTCGGAGACGGGCGTCGAGGGCGGCGCGCTGGCGTCGTTCGCCGTCTTCAACCCCGGCACCCGGGCACGCACCGACGTCGTGCGGGCCTTCCTGCCCCGGGACGTGGTGGGCGTGGACGTGCCGATCGCGCTGGTGGACGCCAGGACGGGGGCGACGCTGCCGCACCACGAGGAGTTCGTGGATCCCGACGACTGGCCGACCCGGCCGATCGGCCGGCACATCCACGCCGTAGTGCCGGATATTTCCGGATACAGCTATGTACGGGTGGACGTCGTCCCGGGCGAGAGCCAGGCGCCCGAGCCGGTCGAGCTCGACCAGGCCAGCGGGGTGATCGAGAACGAGTTGTACCGGGTCGCGTACGACGTGCGCGAAGGGTACGTCTCCTCGATCTTCGACAAGCGGGCGGGCCGCGAGCTGGTCAACGGCGACGCGGCGGCCGGCTTCGGCCAGTACGTCTACGACCGGTACGCCACCGCCCCCCACTTCAACCACCTGTCGGGACACGTGGGCGCGCACGACCGGACCCTGCTCGGCGACCGCGCCATCGGCACCCACGCCACGATCAAGGAGGCCAGGCGCACGGCCGTCGGCGAGAAGCTGGTCGTGGAGCTGCGCGGCAAGGGCGTCGACTGGATCCGCACCACGATCGAGCTGCACCACGGCGTGCCCCGCGTCGACCTGACCTACCAGCTCGCCAAGCAGGGCACGCCCGCCAAGGAGGCCGTCTTCCTGGCCTTTCCGTTCGCCACCGGACCGGCCACGGCCTGGGAGCTGACCGGCGGCGTCGGTGGCCCCGGCGTGCCCAGGGTGCCGGGCTCGGCCGAGTACATGCTGCCGATCAGGCACTGGATCGCCTTCGAGGACCCGGAGCTGACCGTCGCCTGGGCCACGCTGGAGGCACCGCTGGTGCAGCTCGGCACCATCCACATGCCGTACGCGCCGTTCCCGCCCACGCTGGACCAGGAGGACGGCACCGTCTACTCGTGGGCGCTCAACAACATCTGGGACACCAACTTCCCCGCACAGCAGCAGGGCGAGACCACCTTCCGGTACGCGGTCACCTCGGAGCCGGGAGCGCTCCCCAGGCGCCTCGGCGCGGCGGTGGCCTCCGGGCTGACCGAGCCGTTCGTCGGCGCGCTGATCACCGACAGCCCCGCGAGCGAGGAGACGTACGTCTCCGTCGATCACCCCGACGTCCTGGTCACGTCCCTGGGCTGGGACGGCGTGCGGCTGCAGTCGCTGGCCGCCGAGCCGGTCGAGGTCAGGGTGTCGCGGCCGGGACACGAGACAGCCGAGGTGACGCTGCCCGCGTGCGGGGTGGCCGTGGTCAGGGGGACACGTCAGTGAAGATCGTCGACATCCGGGCCACCACGGTCGCGGTCCCGCTGGAGGCGCCGCTGCGGCACAGCAACGGCGCCCACTGGGGCCGGTTCGTCCGCACGATCGTCGAGGTCGAGGCCGACAACGGGCTGGTCGGCCTGGGGGAGATGGGCGGCGGGGGCGAGAGCGCGGAGTCGGCCTTCCGTGCGCTCAAGCCGTACCTGGAGGGCCACGACCCGTTCAGGCTCGAAGCGCTGCGCTTCAAGATCGCGAACCCGACGGCCTCGCTCTACAACAACCGCACGCAGCTCCTGGCCGCGATCGAGTTCGCCTGCCTCGACCTCATCGGGCAGCACCTCGGGGTGGCCGTCTGCGACCTGCTGGGCGGGCGGTTGCGGGACGCGGTGCCGTTCGCGTCGTACCTGTTCTTCCGGTACGCGTCCGGCGGCCACGGCGAGATCCGTACCCCGGACCAGCTCGTCGAGCACACCAGGCGGCTCAAGGAGGCGCACGGGTTCACCGTGCACAAGCTCAAGGGCGGCGTGTTCCCGCCGGACTACGAGCTGGAGTGCTACCGGGCGCTGGCCGAGGCGTTCCCCGGCGACCGGCTCAGGTACGACCCGAACGCCGTGCTGTCGGTGGCCGAGGGCCTGCGCTTCGGCCGCGCCATCGAGCACCTGAACAACGACTACCTGGAGGACCCGGTCTGGGGGCTCGAAGGGCTGCGGGCCGTGCGCGAGCAGGTCAGGGTGCCGCTGGCGACCAACACGGTCGTGGTCAACTTCGAGCAGCTCGCCTCGAACGTGCTGCGCAGGGGCGCCGACGTGGTGCTGCTGGACACGACGTTCTGGGGCGGGATCAGGCCGTGCGTGAAGGCGGCGGGGGTGTGCGAGACGTTCCAGCTCGGGGTGGCCGTGCACTCGTCGGGGGAGCTGGGCGTCCAGCTCGCGACCATGCTGCATCTGGGCGCGGTGCTGCCGAACCTGACCTACGCCGCCGACGCGCACTACCACCAGCTCACGGACGACGTGATCGAGGGCGGCAAGCTGGCGTACTCGGAGGGCGCCATCGCGGTGCCCGAAGGACCCGGGCTGGGGGTCCGGCTGGACCCCGAGCGGGTCGCCCGCTACGCCGAGTACTACCGGGAAACGGGGGGCTATCCGTACGACCGCGATCCCGGGCGGCCCGGCTGGTACGCCACGGTCCCCAACGAGCGGTTCGCCGATCCGGATATCTCCGTCGAAATCAGACCATAATTGGTCAACATGTCTGAAGAGTCGAAGCCGGCCGCCCCCGCCGACAACCTGGTCACCACCTCCCACACCCTGCCGTCCGGCCAGTCGTACACCGCCACGACCGGCACCGTCGTGCTGCGCGAAGAGGTGACCACGGACGGCAGGTTCGAGGGATTGCGGCCGAAGGCCGAGGTGTTCGTCACCTCGTACACGCTGGACGGGGCCGACCCGCTGACCAGGCCGGTCACGTTCGCGTTCAACGGCGGGCCCGGGTCGTCCAGCGTGTGGCTGCACCTGGGGGTGCTCGGGCCGCGCCGGGTCGTCATGGGTGACGCCGGAGCGCTGCTGCCTCCCCCGTACGGGCTGGCCGACAACGAGGAGAGCCTGCTGCGGGAGAGCGACCTCGTCTTCATCGACCCGATCTCCACCGGCTACTCGCGGGTGGCGGAGGGGGAGAAGGCGGAGCCGTACCACGGCTTCAGCGGCGACCTGGAGTCCATCGGCGAGGTGATCAGGTTGTGGACGACCAGGAACGGGCGGTGGATGTCGCCGAAGTTCCTGGCGGGCGAGTCGTACGGGACGGTCAGGGCCGCCGGGCTCGCCGACCACCTGCAGTCGCGTTACGGCATGTACCTCAACGGGGTGATGCTGATCTCCTCGGTGCTCGACTACGCCACCGGCGAGTTCAACGAGGGCCACGACCTGGCCTACGCCCTCTACCTGCCGACGTACGCGGCCATCGCGCACTACCACGGGCTGCACGGCGACCGCCCCCTCGCCGAGGTGCTGCGCGAGGCCGAGGAGTACGCCGACCGCGACTACCTGTGGGTGCTCGCCCGCGGCAACCGCCTCACCGAGCAGGAACGCGCGGCCGCGGTCGCCAAGATCGCCACGCTGGCCGGGCTGAGCGAGGACTACGTGGACCGGGTGAACCTCCGGATCGAGCACATCCGCTTCTTCACCGAGCTGCTGCGCTCGCGCCGCCGGACCGTCGGCCGGCTCGACGGCCGGTTCACCGGCTGGGACCCCGACGCGGGGCGCGAGCACTTCACCGCCGACCCCAGCATGGACGCCATCATGGGGCCCTACAGCGCGGCGCTCAACCACTACCTGCGCACCGAGCTGGGCTACGCCAACGACCTGCCGTACGAGATCCTCACCTCGCGCGTGCAGCCCTGGTCGTACAAGGAGTTCGAGAACGCGCACGTGCACGTCGCCGACCGCCTGGCCGCCGCCATGCGGGCCAACCCCCACCTGCGGGTGCACGTGGCCTGCGGCTACCACGACGGCGCCACCCCGTACTTCGCGGCCGAGCACACCTTCGCCCACCTGGCCGTGCCCGCCGAGCTGGCCGGCAACGTGGAGTTCAAGTACTACGAGGCCGGCCACATGATGTACGTGCACGAGCCCAGCAGGCTCCAGCAGTCAGCGGACCTTGCGGCCTTCGTGCTCGGCGAGCAGGCGTGAGGCCCGCTCCAGGCGCTGCTTGAGGTTGACGCGCAGGGCGGTGAACCGTTCCGGGTTGTCGCGGATGACGGCCCGCTGCAGCTCGGTGTCGGCCGCGTACCAGGCGGCGACCAGGCCCGACGACCACTTGCACGCGGTGTCGGCGGTCGCGACCTGCTTCTCGTCCTCGGTCACGGCGGGCTCGTCGAGGTCCCAGCGGCTGTCGGCGATGGCCGCCTCGGGCGCCGGGTACGTGTGCCCCGCCCTGCTCATGCACGCCGACCAGCGCTTGACCGCGGCGGTGACCGACGGGTGCTTGGCGGCCTGCTCCAGCGTGAGCGAGTCCTGGAGGGCCAGCCACGGCCAGTCCGCCTTGCGCACCCCCCTGTCCAGGTTGTGCGTGGCGCGGTCGAGGCAGCCGCGGTCGGCGGCGGTGCCGTACAGGCGGTGGCGGGTGCGTTTGGGCAGCTTGCCCGCCCAGGTGCCGGTGGTGTCGGGAGAGGGCGGCCTGGCCAGGTGGTAGCCGCTGCGTCTGGCAGCCTCGGGGTCGGTGACGCCGTAGCGGCGGGAGTTGCCGGGGTCCACCGCGGCCAGCATGGACGGGTCCTCGGCGGGCGGGGAGATGGCGATGCCCTGCTTGCGCATGCACCGCACGACGAGACGGTTGTGGGCGTTGCCCAGGACGGCCCGCTGCTGGGGAGTGGTCTTGTAGGCGTCGAACGGCAGCACCAGCTCCGAGACGGAGGTGACGCCCCGTACGGGCGCCGGTGGCGCGGGCTGGTCGGCCCCGCAGGCCGCGGCGGTCATCAGCAGCAGCGTGCTCGCGACAAGTCCGCGGCAGCCGGTTTCCGGCGGCCAAGCCCGGAAACCGGCACTCCCCTTGATGCTCAGTGGCACCAGATGTCGATCGCGCTGGCGCGGTTGTTGCCGATGGCGTTGTTCGCCAGGAAACCGTCGTTCGAGTTGTGCGTGAACGTGCTGTGGGCGCCGGTGTAACCGGGGTGCTGCCAGAGGGTGGAGCTGCAGCCGACTCGGTTCCTGATCGAGCTGGTCTCGTTGTTCATGCTGTGCCAGGAATTGCTGAAGTCCCAGTTCAGCCAGTTGTTGTCGGCGAAGTTGGAGTCGTCCTTGGTGAAGTCCCGCCAGTGGTCGACCTGGCCGCGGTTGTAGTCGAACCCGGCGTACAGGCAGACCCGACCTCCGTAGCAGGTCGAGCGGGGGCTTGCCGCCGCGGTGGCAGCGGGGGCGACCGCGGCGAACAGTGCGGCCGCGGCGACGAAGCCCGCGGCCTTCTTGAATAGCCTCACAGGTCTCTCCTCGATCGGTGAGTCATTTCGACCTCGTAACTTAGCGTGCGGAATCGAATACGAGCCGTTGTGACTCGCTGATCCCGAAAGGCTTCGCGCCCGGGTGAGGGTCGCGTGCCCGGCCCGCCAGACCCACTCGTATCGTGCGGTGACCTGGGTGTTTCTCGTATTGACGCAACTGTTGCCACCTCGGGTGGGCGCGTGGAGGAACCCGTGACCCAGCCGAGGGGCGGCTATGTGGAAATCGTCATTCGGGAAGTGCCGCGGGATTCTGCGCCAGCAGCCCGCCGTCCACGCGGTGCTCGGCTCCGGTGATGAACGACGAGCGCGGCCCCGCCAGGAACGCCACCAGCTCCGCCACCTCCTCCGGCCTGCCCACCCGGCCCAGCGGATGGGAGCGGCCCCACTGCGCGACCTGCTCGTCCTGCGACAGCTCGCCCCGCCACAGGTCCGCAGCCCAGCGCAGCATCGGCGTGTCCACCGAGCCGGGGCAGACCGCGTTCACCCTGACGCCGTCGGCCGCGTGGTCCAGCGCCATGGCCCGCACCAGGCCGTTGAGCGCCGCCTTGCTCGTGCTGTAGGCGGCCACCCGCGCCTGCGAGGCGAACGCCTGCACCGACGAGACGACC
This window encodes:
- a CDS encoding peptidase inhibitor family I36 protein; this encodes MRLFKKAAGFVAAAALFAAVAPAATAAASPRSTCYGGRVCLYAGFDYNRGQVDHWRDFTKDDSNFADNNWLNWDFSNSWHSMNNETSSIRNRVGCSSTLWQHPGYTGAHSTFTHNSNDGFLANNAIGNNRASAIDIWCH